The following coding sequences are from one bacterium SCSIO 12741 window:
- a CDS encoding glycosyltransferase, with protein sequence MIAVVAPCFNEQLTITTFLERLESVLSQQNEEFIVVIVDDCSQDNSFELLSNYKFKAANVSYSPIRLTFNMGHQGAIYNGLLHAHDLNCTSSIIMDSDGEDDPGAIPLLLAQKDKEIVVVGRGKRSEGFVFRFSYIIYKLIFKLITNQTIKFGNYCLIQRNIMERIKHTSFIHLPAYLLKQKASKGEVIYNRSKRIDGKSKLGYKGLLMHAFKSMIEFGEDLLMLFLKMFAFIMVIFVVVLGNIIYQKFVAHTAILGWFSTLALGLLTLATLCIGFFIIGLLLLNLIHQQNNKSLVNYKEFIRNK encoded by the coding sequence ATGATAGCCGTCGTAGCACCGTGCTTTAATGAACAGCTAACCATTACCACCTTCCTCGAGCGTTTGGAGTCTGTTTTAAGTCAGCAGAATGAGGAATTTATCGTGGTTATCGTAGACGACTGTTCCCAGGATAATTCTTTTGAACTTTTGTCAAACTACAAGTTCAAAGCAGCTAATGTTAGCTACAGTCCCATTCGGCTTACCTTTAATATGGGCCACCAAGGGGCAATCTATAATGGCCTGCTTCATGCCCACGACCTAAATTGTACATCTTCCATTATCATGGATTCTGATGGAGAGGATGATCCGGGGGCAATTCCACTTTTGCTTGCGCAAAAGGATAAGGAAATTGTGGTAGTAGGTCGAGGTAAAAGATCGGAAGGTTTTGTTTTCCGCTTTTCGTACATCATCTACAAGTTGATTTTTAAGTTGATCACCAACCAAACCATCAAGTTTGGTAACTACTGCTTGATTCAGCGAAATATTATGGAGCGCATTAAGCATACCTCTTTCATTCACTTGCCGGCCTACTTGCTTAAGCAAAAGGCTTCAAAAGGTGAAGTGATTTATAACCGGAGCAAAAGAATTGATGGGAAATCCAAATTGGGTTATAAGGGTTTGTTGATGCATGCTTTTAAATCCATGATTGAATTTGGGGAAGATCTTCTGATGTTGTTTTTGAAGATGTTTGCCTTTATCATGGTCATATTTGTGGTTGTCCTGGGCAATATCATTTATCAAAAATTTGTGGCCCATACGGCCATCCTTGGATGGTTTAGTACCTTGGCCTTGGGATTGCTAACCTTAGCCACCCTTTGCATTGGATTCTTTATCATAGGATTACTCTTGCTTAACCTGATCCATCAACAAAACAACAAAAGCCTTGTTAACTACAAGGAGTTTATCCGCAACAAGTAA